The nucleotide sequence TATTACGGGTACGAGCCATCTGAAATTGCGATGATTTTGTGAATTTCTGATTACCATTTGCAAGCATCTCACCTAGTGTTGAGATTGAGCGCGCTGTGGCTGGGGGTGGCCGGGCTGGCCGTGCTGCGCGGAGGAGCGGGAGGCGGGGTGACCGGAGAAGGGGCGGAGCTGGAGGTGAGGCTGGAAACCAGACTGGAAGCCAGGCTGGAGGTCAGGGGGCAAACGGGGGACACGGTGGTCGCCGTTGTGCTACTGATACTGGTCACGGCTTGCGACAGCTGGCTGCTCATCTGTCGGGGAAGGCGCCGTATGAAAATACGGCAGGTGAAATCGGAAATCGTCACGCACCATGTGGGGACTGAAGCACGGGGGCTTATGCGCTGGCGGGGCGCTGGTGGGCTGGCTGGGCAGGGGCGGGGTAGAGCTGCAGGGGTTGATGCGCTTCTCCTTCTGCCGGCGGTTGCAGAACCACACCCGGATCACCTCCTTCTCCATGTTGAGCTGCTCGGCGATCAGCAGGATCTCCTCTGAGGTAGGCTTCTGGTTCTGCCATGGAGACAACGTCAATCAATCCCTCACTACAACGTTTAGAAAGCAATGTGGCCAAAGGAGAAATTGCCATCTACTTTCGCGGACTAAACGCTGAGGGatgcaaatggaaaaaaaaaatccttggcaTTTGGGAGGGCGCCAAAATGTCAAACCTTTTTAAAGTGACCGGCGTAAGCGCATTATGATTGGGGTGTCAGAAATGAGGTGATATTtggcatcttaaaaaaaaaacatgatttctttTATACGTGTATAGTGCTTTCTCATCAGATGCAGCTGTGCCAAAGTGCTGAACACAAACAACgagttttcaaatgtttacatcaTAAACGCCGACAGAGAAGAAAATCTAATTAATAGAAAATTTCTCTGAAGCACGTCCCTTTAGATGACAACATGTGGCGaagaaattaccgtattttcacgactataaggcttacataaaagtcttaaattttctccaaaatagacagggcgccttataatccagtgcgctttatatatggaccaatactaaaattgttatcatgataaaataaaataaatcagtcgataggacaactatggcaagcatcccccgactctactattttcccgtagaaaaagtactgcacagtgactgctgggatatatagttcttttgtcaatacacccagtatgacggcgagcacactaatttggtgctcgccgtcattccggctgtatttacaaaagaaatcctgccgctagatgttggtgtcaacagagcattcaaagctagactgcgaactatatatatattatatatggatgaatatcgaaccgcaatggtgggatatatagttcttttgtcaatacacccagtatgacggccaTTATTCAAGGACTTATTCAAAATTCAAGGCCAAAACCGAAGCGTACCGTCAAGAAAGCGCGTTCCAGGGCGACGCGTACGTTGGTCTCGATGCTGGTTCTCTTCTTCCTGCGGCGGCCGGGCATGCCGTCGAAGCCCAGCGAGGGCGAGGACAGTGAGCTTGGGCTGGGAAGCGTGCTGTCTATGGACATAGTCTCTGGAGGGCGaacattatcattatcattaccTCGACAAAAAACATCTCCAAAAAGCTAGGACGAGTGCCCAACCTGCGTCATTGAGCCACTTTTCCAACAGCGGCTTCAGCTTGCACATGTTCTTAAAGCTCAGGTTGAGAGCCTCGAAGCGGGAGATGGTGGTCTGGCTAAAGTCGTTTCCGTACAGCTTCCCCATGGCCAGGCCCACGTCCCCCTGCGCGGACCCCACGTCCAGTCAGCACCAGGAAAAAACGAAGCTCGCTCCACGGCGCCGTTTTGCCACCCTTACCTGCGTGAAGCCCAGTTTGATGCGTCTCTGCTTGAAAGTGCGGGCAAACTGCTCCAACTCTTCCAGGTCGCTGGGCTCTTCGGGGTGGGAGGGGACGGGGGGCGCCGAAGTCAAGCTGCCGCCGCTTATATCCGTAATCTTGTCTCGCTGAAACAAGACAACAAATACAAAACATCTTCATCGTGTGCGTCCCGGCGGAAATAATCTCGtttgacaaaatgaaaaaaagaaaacactgctTTCACTTTTTCTGAGGTGTACTAGTggagcaaaaatgaaaaaaaaagccagtatTTCAAGGGTAGTATCTTACCTGTGCTTGCAGAACCATTCTGCTTTGAGCAGACAGCAGGCTCCCTTGGTTTGGTTGAGGTAGAATAAGATTTGGTGTTGATAGGAGTCCTGAAATcaacaatgacatttaaatatCGATGGAATCCTTCAAGAAGAAGACGTATTTTCTACCTTGCTGGCCCTGCTGCGCTTGCGGCAGGAGGAACTGGGCAGGCGACGGGAGCGAGTGGCCGGGCACCAACACCAGCTGCTGGAGTTGCAGCAACTGCTGGATGTCCTGTTGAAGACCAGACCGAGACCACGTGACACAATAAGAAAGCAGCACAATAGTGTGTGGTTGTAGgtgaaagagggaaaaaaggctCATGTAGGGGTGAGAAGGGAAATAAAGAAGTGCCTctcaaacttgtttttttttctttatgccCTTCACAAACATGAATGAGAGTTATTTTTTGAAGATGTCCATATTGAAGAACCCATTGTACAGCAATAACACTGCTAGTGGAATCTCCTTACTCTGTCAGACCCTAatcaacatgtgtcaaagtggcggcccgggggccaaatctggcccgccgcatcattttgtgtggcccgggaaagtaaatcatgaatgccaactttctcttttaggatcaaattaaaatgaagagtatagatgtatattaaatttcctgattttccccttttaaatcaataattgtaatttttttaatcatttttttctgtgttttgggtacaaaaatcattttgtttttagttcaaaaatcattttgtaaaatctaaaaaaatatattaaaaaagctaaaataaacattgttttagatctattaaaaaactgaatattcagggcttttaatccatttatttaaaaaaaatctaaatattatatctaaaatggtccggcccacatgaaatcgagttgacgttaacgcgccccgcgaaccaacccgagtctgacacccttgccctaatcTGACCTATCTTCCCGCTTCCTACCAATTTGGTTATTTGGTGCCTCCTCTCTCACAGAATATTTCAACTTTAacataagttttttttaaaataataattccacTCTGTACACCTTGCAAATAATTTGCCCTCAATGAACCGAAGCCAGTTTGAGAAGCACTCTCGGGGGGAAAAAGCTCACTCGTGAGGCCCTTAACGGCTCCGACTGGCTGTCAGTACCTGGGCGGTGAGCTGGATTGGCTGAGAGAGGGCAAGCTGGGGCGGAGGAGGTGGGGCAGGGACGCTTTGGGCAGTGTGTTCCTGTGTGCTCTGCCCCTGACCCTGCTGGCCCGTTTGTCCcgcctgctgctgctgttgctgctgttgctgctgctgcttgtGAGCCTGCTGattggccgccgccaccgcctgAGCTTGGTGATTGGCCTGGGCGGCGGCGTGGGCGGCGTGAGCGGCATGAGCGGCGTGCGCGGCGCTGGACTGCTGCACGGCGGCGGCCAGGAGCTGAGCCTGGGCCTGCTGCAAGAGGAGCTGCTGCTGTGCCGGCAACAAGGCGGTGAGCTGAAAGCGGCGCCCGAGCGGAAGGGAAAGGGTTAAGAAGTCCAAAGCCAAAGCAGAAGTAAAGAGAGAGTGCACAAGTCAATGGCTTTGTTAGTAATAATTGGAATTTCAATAGCGCTGTTCTGACACTATTTTTGGCATCAAATTCCCATGCTGATACTGTACCGATACCACGccgtttggagaaaaaaaatgcaaaatagctTTTCTTTGTCTTTAGTTACCCAACTCTACTTGCTAGCAGAATACTTCTTTTATGGTTGTATGGCGGTTGTAGTAAATAATATCCCAAAGAGTACAAATGACAGTATTCAGGGCCTCTTCGCATACTAGTATCCTTatcagcgtgaccggacgttgggtccccggacgtttggtcgaccggacgtttggtagaacggacgtttggtagaccggacgtttggtggaacggacgtttggtcgccgggttcgctcgctgtcaagttatgacagagagtttactgttgatatgttgatattagatatttggatattaaactcactctctctctctcacgattttaattttgagagctggtttcaacagtaacaacccggcgaccaaatgtccggggaccaaacgtccggggaccaaacgtctggggaccaaacatccggtgaccaaacgtctggggaccaaacgtctttcgacgaaacgtccgagtacccattaTCACTACCAACCGAAATTTGtaatgattaattttttttgtcaattttcttACAAGTAATAAACTAGTAAATGAATCATCACGTGTCTCACCCCTGCCAGCTGGGAGCCGGTCAGCATGAGTTGCGTGTGTTGCAGCGCTGTCTGAGAGGGGGTAGGACCGTGAGAGGGAGGCAGTGCCGGGGACATCTCACCACACTCTTCCATCTTAGTCTAAAAAGGGAATAGAaacattaataaaaatcatGCTAAGaatcttgcatgttttttttaaaaatgggatggactaatgcacatgtgtcaaagtggtggcccgggggccaaatctggcccgccgcatgattttgtgtggcccgggaaagtaaatcacgagtgccgactttctgttttaggatgaaattaaaatgaagagtatagatatatattaaatttcctgaattccccccttttaaatcaataattgtattttttaatccatttttttctgtgtttttagttcaaaaatcatttagtataatctaaacatatatttaaaaacctaaaataaacattgttttagatctataaaaaactgaatattcagggcttttaatccagttcttttaatccatgtatttaaaaaaaaatggtccggcccacgtgaaatcaagttgacgttaaagcgccccgcgaaccaacccgagtctgacacccttggactaaCTGGTTCCAGATATCGTGGGGACCGTTGGCAAATTTTCAAAATTTCAGGAGTATTGTACTTATTGTGCACTTGGCCATTTGGGAGGAAGTAATCCACACAAAGTAGACATTTTTGTGGAAACTGGTCATGCCTCTGGTTACCATGGTAACCATACATCTATGCAACTCCAGCAAGATGCCCACATAAGCTATAATGGGgttttaattaccgtattttccgcactataatgcACACCTTCAATGAATTCCCTATCAAAAAAAACGCTAACTATTCATGAAATAGATATTGTTCATATTTTCTACGCATATTCTTGGTGTAGTGGCCCATATAAAGTGTCCCCCTCCCAAATATCATAATTTTTCCACATCAACTAATCGTGGAGAAAGTTGTACAACTGACTTGTCACATTATATTTTTCTAGGACAAAAAGGATACATGCAGTTTTGACTGTCAGGGCTTTTTCTGTACTTTCCAGGATGTAGCATGTCCCAACTGGCAAAGACAGACCCTTCCCACCCACTAATTTGCATTCCTTCTGTGGCGTATACAAATACGGTTGAGTTGTTGCATTATAGATTTATTTAAGCATTGTGGGAAATGATGGGGAATAGCAGCGTGCGTGCGAGCTTGCTTGTTTACTTAGGGGAGGCACACaaaagaggcaatttagagcgttcctGCTTTCTGTCAAGCAACTTTCCGTGCTACGTTAAGACACAAAAGACGAGCAAACATAAGGACATAAACACGCAGAAAGAGTCACAAAAGCCACTCACCTTGCTGTTGCTCAGGCTTGGGGAAAGGGAAAAGGGATTGACCTTCATTGACTGAGCCTTGATGAAGAGAAAAAGGACAGAATTGCAGGATTGATTGAAGAAGTGATTTTTCATTCCCCGGGAGAGGAAGCACAGAAAAGCAAATGTGCCACTCATTTTGTTTGGAATCAAAGCTTTGGCTGCAGATGTTCAAATATAATgtggagaacatgtaaactacaCAGACTATTTTGAAGATGAAGCGCTAAGCGATGAGTGGGACGTACCTGGTGATTCGATTCAGATCCATTGCGCTCTGAATCTGGATAGAAAGGCAAGGACAGCAGTGATGAGTTTTATGCAGCATAGCAGCGTTTTCAACAGTAGTAAGATGAATATAGATTGAGGATAAAAAGGATACAGGTGTCTTTAATATTGTTTGGAATGGTGCAAAAATAACTGAAGTAATTTGGAATTGCCCAAAtcaaatacaatgaaaattCAAATGTGTATTGTGTGTGAAGCCAGCTGTTGCGTTCGAGCAATATTCTCAGTATTTGTGAAACCTGGAGATAAAATacatacatctatgtgtatgcacacgtatgtgtatatgtgtatatgtatgtgtatgtatatgtatgtgtgtgtatgcacacgtatgtgtatatgcatatatatatatatgtatgtacacatatatatacatatatacatatacatacatatacacatgcatacatacatacatacatatttcagcaacacgcttatttatttatatatttattcatgtatttattcatgattaacttacttattccctacctatttatgtctaaaatgcctttcctatttctgtgtcctcaccctcttgctacagtgacaacgaaatttcccgaatacgggatgaataaagttatccaatccaatccaaaatggcAATGTAAACAGGCAGAAATTCCtcctattcattaaaaaaagcaggTAAACAATTTGTCTTTATAGTTCCACAAAATAGAGCTTTTCTGTTTCATTGACGCGCAAGTTGAATTGGTCACCTTGGCAGTCAATAGCAATTTCagagaatgtaaaaaaaaaactagtcatTTTGTATA is from Stigmatopora argus isolate UIUO_Sarg chromosome 4, RoL_Sarg_1.0, whole genome shotgun sequence and encodes:
- the pou2f2b gene encoding POU domain, class 2, transcription factor 2 isoform X1 translates to MFVPLPVPFVFQRAAPDLSAWRLKSPLALRSNSDIRMSRPAEFEKLGADSPLDSTDSERNGSESNHQAQSMKVNPFSLSPSLSNSKTKMEECGEMSPALPPSHGPTPSQTALQHTQLMLTGSQLAGLTALLPAQQQLLLQQAQAQLLAAAVQQSSAAHAAHAAHAAHAAAQANHQAQAVAAANQQAHKQQQQQQQQQQQAGQTGQQGQGQSTQEHTAQSVPAPPPPPQLALSQPIQLTAQDIQQLLQLQQLVLVPGHSLPSPAQFLLPQAQQGQQGLLSTPNLILPQPNQGSLLSAQSRMVLQAQRDKITDISGGSLTSAPPVPSHPEEPSDLEELEQFARTFKQRRIKLGFTQGDVGLAMGKLYGNDFSQTTISRFEALNLSFKNMCKLKPLLEKWLNDAETMSIDSTLPSPSSLSSPSLGFDGMPGRRRKKRTSIETNVRVALERAFLTNQKPTSEEILLIAEQLNMEKEVIRVWFCNRRQKEKRINPCSSTPPLPSQPTSAPPAHKPPCFSPHMMSSQLSQAVTSISSTTATTVSPVCPLTSSLASSLVSSLTSSSAPSPVTPPPAPPRSTASPATPSHSALNLNTSMWRVGKKNGEVSNYITDFAANLRNTVMGVNTGMSQALLGNNPLATIQALATSGGQLPLTSLEGGAKMMLGAAGGRGGGLASSLFLNHPAFLHMGQGAGLLSAAAEASRPSPFAPSASSVSPTLCSPSPCSSPASSCSSSEMAHSPKME
- the pou2f2b gene encoding POU domain, class 2, transcription factor 2 isoform X3, whose translation is MSRPAEFEKLGADSPLDSTDSERNGSESNHQAQSMKVNPFSLSPSLSNSKTKMEECGEMSPALPPSHGPTPSQTALQHTQLMLTGSQLAGLTALLPAQQQLLLQQAQAQLLAAAVQQSSAAHAAHAAHAAHAAAQANHQAQAVAAANQQAHKQQQQQQQQQQQAGQTGQQGQGQSTQEHTAQSVPAPPPPPQLALSQPIQLTAQDIQQLLQLQQLVLVPGHSLPSPAQFLLPQAQQGQQGLLSTPNLILPQPNQGSLLSAQSRMVLQAQRDKITDISGGSLTSAPPVPSHPEEPSDLEELEQFARTFKQRRIKLGFTQGDVGLAMGKLYGNDFSQTTISRFEALNLSFKNMCKLKPLLEKWLNDAETMSIDSTLPSPSSLSSPSLGFDGMPGRRRKKRTSIETNVRVALERAFLTNQKPTSEEILLIAEQLNMEKEVIRVWFCNRRQKEKRINPCSSTPPLPSQPTSAPPAHKPPCFSPHMMSSQLSQAVTSISSTTATTVSPVCPLTSSLASSLVSSLTSSSAPSPVTPPPAPPRSTASPATPSHSALNLNTSMWRVGKKNGEVSNYITDFAANLRNTVMGVNTGMSQALLGNNPLATIQALATSGGQLPLTSLEGGAKMMLGAAGGRGGGLASSLFLNHPAFLHMGQGAGLLSAAAEASRPSPFAPSASSVSPTLCSPSPCSSPASSCSSSEMAHSPKME
- the pou2f2b gene encoding POU domain, class 2, transcription factor 2 isoform X2 yields the protein MWLPDIRMSRPAEFEKLGADSPLDSTDSERNGSESNHQAQSMKVNPFSLSPSLSNSKTKMEECGEMSPALPPSHGPTPSQTALQHTQLMLTGSQLAGLTALLPAQQQLLLQQAQAQLLAAAVQQSSAAHAAHAAHAAHAAAQANHQAQAVAAANQQAHKQQQQQQQQQQQAGQTGQQGQGQSTQEHTAQSVPAPPPPPQLALSQPIQLTAQDIQQLLQLQQLVLVPGHSLPSPAQFLLPQAQQGQQGLLSTPNLILPQPNQGSLLSAQSRMVLQAQRDKITDISGGSLTSAPPVPSHPEEPSDLEELEQFARTFKQRRIKLGFTQGDVGLAMGKLYGNDFSQTTISRFEALNLSFKNMCKLKPLLEKWLNDAETMSIDSTLPSPSSLSSPSLGFDGMPGRRRKKRTSIETNVRVALERAFLTNQKPTSEEILLIAEQLNMEKEVIRVWFCNRRQKEKRINPCSSTPPLPSQPTSAPPAHKPPCFSPHMMSSQLSQAVTSISSTTATTVSPVCPLTSSLASSLVSSLTSSSAPSPVTPPPAPPRSTASPATPSHSALNLNTSMWRVGKKNGEVSNYITDFAANLRNTVMGVNTGMSQALLGNNPLATIQALATSGGQLPLTSLEGGAKMMLGAAGGRGGGLASSLFLNHPAFLHMGQGAGLLSAAAEASRPSPFAPSASSVSPTLCSPSPCSSPASSCSSSEMAHSPKME